In Physeter macrocephalus isolate SW-GA chromosome 9, ASM283717v5, whole genome shotgun sequence, the DNA window GAAGAGTAGTTCATTACTGCCTACTTTTCCACCCTAAAGATGTAGTTTATTGATTGCTGTATTTCATAGTATATGCTTACTTAGATAgctcaatatttgtttttgtcttagaaTGTAAAGTACTTGGAAGTATTAATACTTAAATGACTACTCATTAGTTGTAAGATTGAATACCTATATTATGGATTACAGAGAAAATTTATGAAGACTAATAtgttttttttgtacttttgtttttagTTGGTAGATAAACTTAATACCAACACTGAAATGGAAGAAGTAATGAATGATTACAACATGGTAAGAAAATTTATAAGTAAAAGCAATAGATATACATAGCCTCCAAAACAAAGCATTTATATCtagaaataatttgataaaaCCTTATGTACTTTGGAGATAGGTATTACTCTGATCCTAAATACTACTGTTATAGCTGAGTTCCTTTAgttgctcttttaaaatttcttcctgttGGTTAGCTGTCCCAAGTGGATGCTTCAGTGTCTTTCTACAAggctgtgttttttgtttgtttttgttttttttgtttgtttgtttgttttgcggtacgcgggcctctcactgttgtggcctctcccgttgcggagcacaagctccgggcgtgcaggcccagcagccatggctcacgggcctagctgctccgcggcatgtgggatcttcccggaccggggcacaaacccatatcccctgcgtcagcaggtggactctcaaccactgcgccaccagtgaagcccctaCAAGGCTGTGTTTGAACTGATCTCTCACTAAGCATTAGTTAGGGAGTCCCGTCTACATATCCTTGTATATAAATTAGTTTGCAATACTTCTGGTTTAATATTTGTGCAAATGGAGCTGAGTACTCAATGAAGAGTTTTattagaagggagaaaatgaataGTTACCATATGATGCCAGACATAATACTACTTTTGGTTAGTAAATGAGAATTTTTATTCAGTGGTCTTGGATTATTTGGtagaaaacagtaaaatgatAATTGCTAGCTTAATTGATTAtaaacatttggaagaaaataacataCAACTTATAGCATAGTTTACAATTTATACAATCAAAGACTATTTTCTAAAAGCATAGGATTTATAAAATGACCTTTCTAAACTGGGATTCTATTAATAAAAGCAATGATAATGTAGTGAAATTATTCTTAGCTTTAGAACACAGGAGAATTCCCAATTTAAAAACTGTGTTTTTAATGCCaaatgtaaaaaagtaaaatctttgtgtttttttagttttttgaaatgGGTCCAAATTCTAGGCTGAATATGCACAGGTAGAGTCAACTAGGAGTACTCAGGTAAAATCCTAAATGATTTAAGAATACAACTTGCATTGGGTGTAAATTTAACATATTACTAATCAACTATTGAACACTTAATAAAATCTTGAAATTCTGTTTACATTAATGAAGTTTACATTAGATTACTTGACAGATCagtaaacaatgaatatttttggtGTGAGATTACAATGCCTGTGAAAAAGACCGTTTCTTTGTATTTGGGGTTTGTAGTGGTTTGTTAAATGAAgcatactgtattttttaaaactttgcctGTGGCATTATGATTATTATAATAATCTCTAATTGGTTCATAATCAGAGCAACCTTTAAAGAGATAGTTTGGCCTAATGGTAATTTTTTATCAATAACTTTTGTGTTAACTCTTTATTCAGCTTAAAGCTCAAAATGATCGAGAAACACAAAGTATGGATATTATATTTACTGAAAGACAAGCGTGAGTACAGTCCATTTAGAAATCAAACAGATTTATAAGTGACTTGTATAAGATAGTTTAACTTCTGAGCCATTTATTTCGTTACAATTTTGTTAATTGGTTTTCcctgatgtatttttttatttaaaaaagttgaATATTTGCAATACAAATTGTACTGTTTATGTACCTTATCTtcattcagagaaataaaatttctacatCTTGGAGTTTAAAATCTAAGATGGATAAGAACATCTTCATCTCTACCATTTGCAATTTTAActtgagctcttttttttttaaagatttgtttattatttatttatttatttttggctgcgtccggtctttttttttttaaacatctttattggcgtataattgctttacaatggtgtgttagtttctgctttatagcaaagtgaatcagctatacatatacgtatatcccgatacctcctccctcttgtgtctccctcccacactgcctatcccacccctctaggtggtcacaaagcaccgaactgatctccctgtgctatgcggctgcttcccactagctatctattttacgtttgttagcgtatataagtccatgccgctctctcacttcgtcccagcttaatgcgtcgggtcttagttgcggcatgcgagatctttgttgaggcatgcagggtctttcattgtggcatgcaggctcttcattgtggtgcacaggcttctctctagctgtggcacgcgggttccagagcgcgtgggctctctagtttgcggcacacgggctttagttgaggcatgtgagctcagtagttgtggcacacaggcttagttgccccgtggcatgtgggatcgtagttccccgaccagggatctaaccctcCCCGCCTGCATtataaggtggattctttactactggaccaccagggaagtccctaacctgAGCTTTTTAACTAATTCGAATTATGAGATTTAAGCTCCAGTCTAATGAAACACACATTATTATTCAGTGGGCTatttatattattacattattcaATTATTAATTGATAATTAGTTGTTATATTAGTAATCTAATCATAGATGTAGATTATTTGTGCATCTTTATATATAACCTGGTTAAAGACCAAATACCAAGTAACTTTGAGTTTGGTTATAAGGTAAATGTGGCAGTGACAGTAATGCCTACAAAGATAATAAATGGATGTAATGTAGTTATCTTAGCCCATTTGGGccgctataacaaaataccatagacttggttacttataaacaacaggaatttattgctcatggttctggaggctgagaagtccaagatcaaggcaccagtaTAGTCCTATTCTGGTGAAGGCTCTCTTACTGGTTCATACCTAGCACCTTCTCAAGGTATcatcacatggtggaaggggctagggagctctgtgggatctcttttataagggcactaatcccattcatgaggactccaccctcatgacctaatcacctcccaaaggccccaaccTGCTAATACCATTACCTTTggtggttaggatttcaacatatgaattttggagggacacagatATTCAGACAACAGCATTAGTTAACATAATTATTCTTTATTGACTTTTTGACCTTAATTACTGTCTAAAGCAGTGCAAACAGAAGATGAGCTATTTTGTACATACTAATACTGTGCACATTTTGTTCCATAAACttatcaatattaatttccttGAGAGTAAGGATAATAATTAACCAAAACTATGTAACATCAAACATACTGTCATATTACCTCTGCAtgtacagtaaatatttgatgaagaaTAGGATGTTAAATATAAGAATGAACTATTTGAAAGATAAATGTAATTTTCTATTGATGAAAAACAAAGGactctcattttccccatctaTCATTTGATGCTACTCTAAagtgctatctttttttttttttttctttttttggctacacGGGtattagttgcggcgtgcgggatccagttccctgaccagggattgaactcaggcacCCTACATTGgtagcacagagtcttaaccactggaccaccagggaagtccctaaagtgctatcttaaaaattacaaatatactgGAAGTCTCTTcccttttacaaagaaaattccTTATTCATGGTGACCAAGCACCTGCTTGAAaacttcctttttgttgttgttgttctggtTTTAGaccatttagcaaatatttataatttactacatataaaatactttCCTAGGTAcctaaagaataagaaataataagCTATAACCTGTTGAGGACCTTATATAGTTTAGAACATTTAGGTCctcatttatttcatcatttatctGCAAAGTTATATGATACCCAGGTcagatttataaatattatatgtacatgttttatagatattttatccAAAAAGATAACTCCCAGattataaatttaagaatttcATAGGTTTTTATGTCTATTTGGTTCATTTGATTAaggaaaatgttcttaaaataagGTACTTTGTCCTGAAAATGTCAGCAGTTTCAAAACTTAATATCTGTAGTTTGTAACTAAGGCTGAGTGAAATAGGTTCTCCTGACCCtttaagaggaaatttaaattaataacaagttatttttataaagtttatttttatatatcacaGGAGGATAGATTTATTTCATGTGTTAATCAGATAGCCAACATCTTAATAACACGAGACTTTACCTTGACTCTACATTCAGAGGGAGCAGGAAATGTCATACCTTGAGAAAGCAGGtataaaaatcttgtttttattctcttctcttttagtACCACCATTTACTGTGGTATGAGACCATCTAGTTTATTATGGAACacctatttttaataaattggtTATAGTATATAGCCTCAATATGTTACTATGACGCCTGTGGCTTTAATTCAGTTTCATGTGCCTGCTTGAACTAATGATTCTCTTCCAATTCTAATGTCTACACTTTTCTAGTTTGGTGTTAGCTAAAAtcatttatcctttaaaaatatatgtaattataattttaaatatgtaaagaaatttttaaaaatttatttttctttgtttagtcAGATATCTATTGAATACCCAATATTTAATTATAAGAGCCTTTTGAATGTAAGAGATGAAAGGTAGTTTTTGCTCattcataatttatttcattttactacaTTTCTCAAATGTGAATATTTGCCTCAAATTAAGAAATGATATTTTGGTAAAATGATAGGTTATTTAGAAAAAGATgcgttatatttttaaagttatctcaGTCTTATAATTGAGATTTAAAACCATAACGTATAATTTACATTATCTGTTAGGAAATAttacatgtaaaacatttatatcttttattgAAAACATGTTCCTATAAATACAAATACGCATTACAAATGAGTCAGTTCTTTTATTTCACAGGGTATATCATCcaaaagagtttttattttcctcagtagACATTTGAACTTGAATTGAATTTACTATTGTTATAACcttaaaaatgactatttttagGATATAATGTACATCtacattatttttagtttcttttttctaagaaattatcAGGTATGTACATGTGTTTAAAACTATGTTATAGAGAAATTTGAACATACCCCAAAATTAAGTAGTGTATTATACTCCTATGCACCCATCTCCCATCAGCTTTTATCCAGCCCTGCTCCATCCACACCACTAGACACTGTTCCCTTCCCTGCATAAtgatgaagaaaatttaaaaccccATATTATTTAatccataaatatattttcagtgttttagagATATTCCTTTCTCTAAAAGATATAAATACTGTATACTAAATTTCCCCACATATGGAAGGTAAAAATGATAGATTTTGTTACAGTTTTTAATGCCACTATTTGCATTAAGTTGTTAAAATTATGATTGTAGCCAAttgattataaggaattggcAAATAATTCACTTTAGACTCTTCCTATAATAGTCTCAAGGCCAGTGTTCTTTGGACCATTATTGTCTTACGAGCGATTAGTAGCCATACATCAAAGAAAAGGTTTTGTTGTCAAGGAAGTTTGgcaaattcttaatattttgctCTTGAAGAGCAGAGAACAGTTTAGTTTAGTAAAGCCTTGGGTAAGTCCTATAGTAAAGAAACTTGTTTGACTTTGTTTAAACCCAGTGTTTCCTAGTAATTCTGTAGTAGTTTGACcatgtaccttttaatcccctaccctgTAAATACTTCTGAATGTCTCTCTGGAAATTAATGTTCTAGAAGACAATTTGGGAAACATTGCTCTATCTACAGCATCCCAAAGAACTGACCACGGACCAACTGAAGATTCCTCAGCCACACCACAGAATCATTTGAATAAAAATCTCCTAAAGAGAGGCAgaaataggtatttttaaaaacaagaatcaTAGATGATTCCCACTTTGGAAGCCACCATATATTATTCAGTTGTGACAGTCATGCATTTTGATGACAGTCTTTCTTTGTAACGAAAATCAAGAGATTGTGCCTGGACATTGTACCTATGCTTTAAAATCGCtactaaattttcagaaatttgttGTGCCAattcaggaaacattttaaaaaatttaaaaagcattttccaaTTACATGAATTCATTCTATGGGCATAAAATCAACCTTAGTGTGTTGTCAGTTTAAACTATCTCTGTTCTTCACCTTGACTTGTGATAAAATTCCAAAATCTTTATGTCTTTACTGATTCCAATCAGTAAGACTTTAATATGTATTACATCACATATCTGACTAATATGAAAAtctgttcattttaattaatgaataatttaCCTTAGGCCTTTTCCTACTGTTATGTATGGTCCCCTGAATACTGCTGAGAATAGTAATACTGTTAGCTAACCAGGAGTAGCAGTTACTGTATTTGGACCTACTTGCACAATGCCAATGAGAAGAGCATAATTTTATGATGTTTATGTGTTGCAATTAATATGATGGTCTACTGGCTATAGTTCAGTATGTCATGTATCAAAATCTCCATGTCTAAACTGTGAGTGagctgttaacattttttaaagaatcaaacattgaaagaaattaattttcttcacgTAATTCATGAGTATCTATGTATTTGTCTTCAATAAACCCATCATCATCTACCACAAATTGCTGTAGTTGTTCAAATATTACTGTAGTTTCTTCGGAGCTTGTGTCTGGTATCTGTGGAGGAGGACTTGGATTTCTGGTAAAACTATCTTCATAGGTTTCTGCTTCATGCTCTTCCAGGCGATGATGATTGTAACTAAGCAGAAAATTATACCATACTGGGCACTTGATAGCAATTGAAATGAGGAGTGAAGTCATCAGTACAGTGACTACAACACTGACAAGAAAAGCCCAGCTTTTTCCTTGAGATTCACGTTCTTAAATGGAATATCGAGAAAGAGAGGGTGGGGGTAGTTTTGttaaattgacaaaaataaaataatcgtAATTATATGTCCTAATAACTCCCCAATATTGGtattagaaataaatgtacataATCTTCTTTAAGCAAAAGTTACTAAAACtgccaaaaataaagatatttcataGTGTGGTGAAAGAATAccttttttcaaaatatctacCTGTCTTTGCAggtattgtttatccattcacctaggAACATTATTGATTTATACCTGTTAAGAATTGTGACTTAACTAGTTAATaccaaagctcagagaagttaaacatCAATAATTTGCATAACAGCATTTGACTGATAACTAGCAGAGCCTACTTTAGAAACCCAGTGTTTTGTCAATCTTTTCTTGGGTGGAGGAATTGTTCTTTTAcattgtttctagaaatttaaaatacgAAAAAATAATGAGAACTATCTCAGTTTATTTGGTATGCTATCCTCAGCAATATTATTATTCAAAACCAGTACATTACCTGAATTTCTTGTTAAGTTGTTcaaaaaactattaaatgttGAATTGCCAATGGACTGAAAATGAATGTAGAGATCTTCAATTATAGATGAAGGAAATTTTGAGTAGCATTCAGCCTTGTAAGTTACTGTTTTGATATTGTAGCACTTCAGTATATCCGGATAGCTACACATGGTGATGTTCTCATTTTCTAGTAAATTAGAAAGAATAAgatttattatggaaaataatattattatggTTAATAAATTATTATGGTTAACAACGGTTAATAAATTATTATGGTTaacaacattttataattttttatctagaattttttgatgtatttatctGTCGTCattaaagatattataaaaaagaaactgttGTATTTGCCTAGCAGCACAAGGAAGGAAATGCCCATTTCTGTTTATTACGTTATAAATGTAGCTTAAGTGCAGTATCTGTTTATTGTTTAGTTTGTCTGTGTTAGTAAAGTAAAAATGTTATGATTTAGATTATGGTGAACATCTGGAACATGGCATGTAGTTTAGAAAGTAGGGCACCTGTTTTCACCTACTCTCTGACAAGATATCCTAAGAAAAggaagtgcttttaaaaattagtcataTATATTGAAACTGCAAACTTAGTATACAAAGTGACAGTTTCATCtcatatatatagaacatttaagtttcttttgttctttttctttttttctggagaggCAGAGGGAGGGCTTGTATTCAGCAATTGCTTTTCAGTGTTTCTTCTTGTTTCCCTTAAACAGgaatagtttccttttcttttcgaCATGAAACGAGACTTTTCTGGGGTAGAACAGTCCAAAATCAATCACATTTTGGTTTTGACTAATTTAAATTATGATTGCTTACCTAGTGTCACATTCGATGTGTTCAACCAGTTTTGCAAATTCAGTAGACTACAAGAGCAGTTCCACGGATTTCCGTATAAAATTATGAATTCCAGATGAAACAGTTGTGGTACATCAAGATAGCTTATCAAATTGCCTTGCAGATTCAATAGTATCAGGTTTTTTAGAGGCACAAATATATCAGGATTCAGTTGAACTATTTTGTTTTGGCAGAGATATAACTGTTTTAGTTTATCTAAGCCTGTAAAGGCACCCTGTTGAATTATGTGGATGGAGTttctacagatatttaaaatttctagatTGGAGAGGTTACCAAAACTATTATTATGTAGGATAATGACATTGTTCTCAATCAGATAGAGCTCGGTGAGTAAAAAATATGTCTGTAGAACTCTTGTATCTGTAACATTCAGAGTAATTTGGTTATAACTGAGGTCAAGTATAGTaatgtttttattgatatttgctggAATCAAAGCATAATTCTTTGCAGTGAAATTACATTTGACttcctaaaaagaaaattagaaatgcattaataaggaaaaatgctagcagaatttcccaaattttcatATGCAGGCAATTAGACATTAGAAGGaaataacttttagaaaaaaatctactaTCTAATCTTTTgatgttaaaataagaaaaagataaagcaaatactttttttttattgggatgGAATGTTGAAGATTAAGGAATTCTGATATATATAATTGAGGAAGGAGATCCTAGTTTGTCATACAAGTATCTTTCAACTGTTATTAAATAAtcattacagaaagaaaatattggtataTTGCCATTTATATATGTggaaataaatggtaaataataaTTCTGTTAACTTATTTAGTATTTCAGTGTGCAAGATTGacatttataatgagaaaataatgtaaaaatgtaatttttaaaaatcagagctaCCAGCACTACATCTAGGACTattaaataattaagaaacaaTATTCAACATATACCTCTATAGGGTTAACAGCTCAAAATTtggtgttttaaaagaaaatatcttgtaACAGAAATTGAGCCATGTGTTGAATTTAAAGAGTCAGGCAACAGGAAGAAGTGCTTTCCTTATGTGGATATAAATCCAAAGAAATAGTTCTCGTTTTGACTGTTTTTGCAGTTGAAATGTcccccaataataataataatgtaacaaCAGCAATTTCCCTCATAAatatgtggttttttaaaatgtttcctacattttaaagtgtgttttttaTGTCTTAACTAATCTCCGGTTTTGTAGTGAAATTTTACGTATTTCTCCTTTAGTCAGCTTTTAAagaactcagttttttaaaaaatgaagactgcTTTTGTCAAATTAGAATCTGGCTCAGAGATCACATGTTTTGAATATACACAGCTAACTAAAGAGTTTGTTTTGatagcttgatttttttcttctttcttttattgcctTCAGTATTTTACTAAATCTGCACAGAGTGtacctttgaaaatattttcactagCTTGATTGTAAAAACTTACAGTTTTAGACGTCTGGCTTTCGTCTGATAACAATAGCATGGAGAGCGGCCAAAACAAGATTGTGATGCTTGTGATTTTCATATTGCAAGCCTGACAGAAAAGAGAGTATTTATATCTCATTAGGAGACTAGAACATTAGAGATTTTTAaggacatttttatttccttttttctccttttaaatctatttttttcttaaaatatataaaatatgaaacaagtaAATATCCCTTCACCCTCCCTGCACTCTAATCTTAAAAAACGGGAAAGCTCTTGGGGAGAATGAAAGACGGTAATTTTCAGGGTGTCTCTTTAGTTCCTAGATCTATTTAAAGGAACTTTAAAACAATTGCAGtggttgtacattttaaaattttaatatatgtgcaCAAAAGAAAGTCCGGAaggatatatatttatgtatatatacacgttTAAGTATATGCTTATATTGctacttcttgatttttcaattttaggcATTATCTATTGATATTATCCTTTGACTTAACACTTTGGGAGATGAGAGTCCTCAGCTTTCTTTCACACACTCCCTACCTTCATCTTCAATGCATCAAATATATACTTACTGTCTCTTTACTCTCCGAGCATAGTCACTTGTAATTTTGGTTAGATGAGTACTCAGTGTTTATACTATCAGGAATGTATAAAGCTGTCAATGACTGAGCCCTGTTAATAGGATTATTATTCTGTTCCTGcacactttttttcctctaattaattgtcctggttttcttttcatgtgcttagggtttttttttctcattaatttataCCCAAACTCTCCCTAGCAAATCTTTCAATAGTTTATATGTATTAGATagtttaatttgtttcatttgcttGAAGAAGTCTCTCCCAGAGCCTGCTGCCGTGCTCTGATCTAGATGAGCTGATCACTAGGCCCTCTACACAGCCGTTGACTTCCACTCTCCTTCCATCCTCATTGTAGAGACTCCCTTTTGCCCTTGTTACTGGATTCCTGTTTTCTAGCATGCCCTGTCTTGGATTACTGCCTTTTTTCCATGGAGCTTCCTGCAGGAGCTTCCTGAGAAGGTCCatagaagagaattttttttagacCATGAAAGATATTTTGGCTAGAAATAGAACTCTAAGTAGGAAATAATTTTCCCTCAAAAGGTTGATGGCATTGCCCCATTGTCTTTGGGTTTCTAGtatagtcatccctcagtatcagCAGGGGATTGGTTTCAGGATTCCCTACAGATACCAAATCTGTATATGTTCAaatcccttacataaaatggtgcagtatAATGAATACAGTGAACCCTTCGTATCCACGGGTTTTACATCtggggattcaaccaaccatgacTGTATTACTGTTAAGAACTGTGATGCTGTGCTGTTCTAATTCTTTATCCTTTTACGTAACTTGCCGTTTCTTAACCCCAAAGCTTTTTCTTTGCTCTACAATACTATATAGTTagaggtgtacagtatagtgattcacaatttttaaaggttataccccatttatagttattataaaacattggctatattctctgagTTGTACAATATAACCTTAATATGgatattctgaaatttcatgatcctttgtgagAGTCTGTTTTCATTCATGAAACTGGGCAGTTGGTGGACACTTTCAATCTGGAAACAATGGGAAATTTCTGAATTATTTGATTGATGATATTGATAATTttcttcctcattaaaaaaaaaaggtctcactTCTCTTTCTAGAACCCCTTTAATTAGGTGTTGGATCTCCTGgtatgattttctaattttttatgtttactcTTCCACATTTCATCTCTGTGTTTTTGCTCTGCTTTATCATCATAGTCTTctattaaagttttctttttcctgtcatCTTCTTAATTCTAAGCTCTTCTCGTTCTCTGAAAATTTCTTTTGTAGTATACTGtggtatgaatatatttttttccttgttttttcttgttgtatctcttgttttctttttccttgaataGCCGTTGTACCCTCAAGTTGTacttttccagtttatttttataagcatcCTTTATGTTAGAGGTTTTCTTTTGAActttgtgtatctgttaatatGTGGTTTAGGACTTACATATACGAGTGGGAAGTGAAAAAGCTGATGGGAAACTGTGCATTTGTGTGGTTCTTATTAACTTcgttattattttttggccacgccgcatgacctttgggatcttagttccctgaccagggatcgaacctgtgccccctgcagtggaagcgtggagtcctaaccactggaccaccagggaattcccagttctTATTAACTTTAGATCT includes these proteins:
- the LRRC19 gene encoding leucine-rich repeat-containing protein 19 — protein: MKITSITILFWPLSMLLLSDESQTSKTEVKCNFTAKNYALIPANINKNITILDLSYNQITLNVTDTRVLQTYFLLTELYLIENNVIILHNNSFGNLSNLEILNICRNSIHIIQQGAFTGLDKLKQLYLCQNKIVQLNPDIFVPLKNLILLNLQGNLISYLDVPQLFHLEFIILYGNPWNCSCSLLNLQNWLNTSNVTLENENITMCSYPDILKCYNIKTVTYKAECYSKFPSSIIEDLYIHFQSIGNSTFNSFLNNLTRNSERESQGKSWAFLVSVVVTVLMTSLLISIAIKCPVWYNFLLSYNHHRLEEHEAETYEDSFTRNPSPPPQIPDTSSEETTVIFEQLQQFVVDDDGFIEDKYIDTHELREEN